Below is a genomic region from Actinomycetota bacterium.
ATCCATGACCTCGGTCGTCCCGTTTGCGGCCAAGGCCGCCAGAACCAGAGCCGCTCCACCTCGAAGATCCGTCGCCCTGACGGGAACCCCGCTTAGGTTGGGGACGCCCTTGATGAGGGCGTGCGGTCCGTGGATGCTTATGTCGGCCCCCATCCGGACGAGTTCGGGTACCAGGATGAATCTATCCTCGAAGACATTCTCGGTAATGACGCTGCTACCTTGCGCCAAGGTCAGAAGCGTCATCATCTGGGCCTGCATATCGGTCGGAAAACCGGGATAGGGCAGGGTCGATATGTGCAGGGGCCTAAAAGGGGGATGGCTTTGACCTATCTTGAGGCCGCCTTCCACCTGCTCGACCGATGCCCCGGCTTCCTTCAATTTTTCGATGACGATCTCCATGGACTGAACGGGGACATCCTCCATTATTACATCGCCGCCGGTCATGGCGGCGGCCACCATGAAGGTTCCGGCCTCGATGCGATCGGGAATTATCCGGTGTTCGATGTTGCCTCCCAGGCCGCTTACTCCCTCTACCGTCAAAATCGATCCCCCGGCCCCCTCTATCTTGGCTCCGAGCCCATTTAGAAAGGAGATTAGATCGACGATCTCGGGCTCTTTGGCCGCATTTTTGATTACCGTCTTGCCTTTGGCCATGACCGCGGCCATCAGAATATTTTCGGTCGCTCCCACGCTCGGAAATTCGAAGTCTATCTCCTTTCCAACCAGACCATCGGCTTTGGCCTTTATGAAGCCGCCCTCGACGTTTATCTCCGCCCCCAGCTCCTCAAGAGCCCGAAGGTGATAGTCGATCTTGCGAAGGCCGATGTTGCAGCCGCCCGGAAGAGCTACCTGGGCCCGGCCAAGCTTGGCAAGCAGGGGACCGAGAACGATTATGGAGGCCCTCATCCTATTGACGAGTTCGAAAGGAGCCTCGGGACACAAGGAGGTGGTGGGCTTTATCATAAAATCATTCGAAGGCAGAAATCCGGCCTCGAGGCCGAGAGCCCTCAGGACGTCGGCCATGATCAAGACGTCGCTTATCTTGGGAACGTTCTTTAGGATGACGGGGTCATCGCTTAAAATCGAGGCGGCCATCAACTTTAGGGCGGCGTTCTTGGCCCCGCAAACCTTGACGCGGCCGACAAGGGGGTGGCCACCTTTTATTATGAATCTTTCCATTTAAGCTCCAAAGCCTCCTTCTTGGCCATCTTCCTTCGTTAATCGATAGAGAAAGTAGAGGGAGATGAAGAGGCCGGCAAGGAGTGAGATTATGGTGAAGGCGGGAAAGCTGCCCGCCCAAGTGTCGATCAAAAAACCAGAGAGAAACGCCCCGATAATCCTAAAACCCAAATCGAGGCCGATCCTACCATATCTGGCGATAACCTTGAGCCAGACCTTTTTCTGCTTGTCACCTTCTTTAGCCACACAAACACCTAAAGGGTTTTGGGCGGCCTCAAATGCTCCGAATTATCAGGGCCGCCTCTTTGATAAAGCCTGTCGTCATCTCATCGGGATAATTCTCTTTATAGACAATCTCTTTGATGCCGGCATTTATCAGCATCTTGGTGCAGAGTATACAGGGCTGGTGGGTGGTGTAGAGGACCCCGCCTAAGATCTCGGTGCCATAGAGGGCGGCCTGGATGATGGCATTCTGTTCGGCATGAAGCCCCCGGCAGAGTTCGTGCCGCTCACCGGAGGAGACCTTTCTCTCCTCCCTCAAGCAGCCCGTCTCAAGGCAATGGGCGATCCTCGACGGGGCGCCGTTATAGCCGGTCGTAAGGATCCTCTTATC
It encodes:
- the murA gene encoding UDP-N-acetylglucosamine 1-carboxyvinyltransferase, producing MERFIIKGGHPLVGRVKVCGAKNAALKLMAASILSDDPVILKNVPKISDVLIMADVLRALGLEAGFLPSNDFMIKPTTSLCPEAPFELVNRMRASIIVLGPLLAKLGRAQVALPGGCNIGLRKIDYHLRALEELGAEINVEGGFIKAKADGLVGKEIDFEFPSVGATENILMAAVMAKGKTVIKNAAKEPEIVDLISFLNGLGAKIEGAGGSILTVEGVSGLGGNIEHRIIPDRIEAGTFMVAAAMTGGDVIMEDVPVQSMEIVIEKLKEAGASVEQVEGGLKIGQSHPPFRPLHISTLPYPGFPTDMQAQMMTLLTLAQGSSVITENVFEDRFILVPELVRMGADISIHGPHALIKGVPNLSGVPVRATDLRGGAALVLAALAANGTTEVMDISHIDRGYEEFEGKLKSLGAEITRSSERESITL
- a CDS encoding AtpZ/AtpI family protein, with translation MAKEGDKQKKVWLKVIARYGRIGLDLGFRIIGAFLSGFLIDTWAGSFPAFTIISLLAGLFISLYFLYRLTKEDGQEGGFGA
- a CDS encoding cytidine/deoxycytidylate deaminase family protein, with the translated sequence MKRDSRPSWDEYFMRIAEEVRTRSTCLRRQVGAVIVKDKRILTTGYNGAPSRIAHCLETGCLREERKVSSGERHELCRGLHAEQNAIIQAALYGTEILGGVLYTTHQPCILCTKMLINAGIKEIVYKENYPDEMTTGFIKEAALIIRSI